In the genome of Amaranthus tricolor cultivar Red isolate AtriRed21 chromosome 15, ASM2621246v1, whole genome shotgun sequence, one region contains:
- the LOC130801365 gene encoding PKS-NRPS hybrid synthetase cheA-like, which translates to MLPDQVPKVGCKFMILGTSRNPKERPWTVRVFPGEKGIHNHPFFMYIDGQIRVNRMTVDIRQHIRDLSATGMQPAFIMSSIRRNFPRFYASMNQIYNERQSMRREEMDGRTPLQHCLYMATEHNYVVWRDLDSEDQLTRLLIANPTSIQMLRSWPHVVLIDTTYKTNKQKWPLCEIIGMTPTNHNFLVALCLMRDEAAVSYSWVLERLRDIYGTVQTPDVIVTDRDEGLSAAIHAVFPDVRHLLCVWHIGNDVENMVDKLCGGKKNQQGQLFRQTKWNPLVNSMTIADFENRWEGIVSTWSTRNRRVVQYLAGTWISHKEKFVRAWTNDCLHLGNQTTSRVESQHSSFKYYLGSGNSSFDTLFKRAHAQITNQQSKIRQALEESKNSISRTSRLNFLRPLYRHVSIFALELLMMEHNRMLTLGSCLLEKCGCVIQKTHGLPCACYCYLSIRSNGALYLDDIHPFWKTLKYLDAEEDANEEVRHANADDKEYFQSLVDEVLKSDPSVLRRVSQVLEHELHPDGDDIPEPEASPPRKGRPMTSRTLRRNKSAFEYSRSSSRGRGSRSSSRGRSSGRSSSRSHQSSVGINFSFNLSDGAAGRDFSLFPWPDHIPFILPPYLFDWIDVIGDGNCGFRAIAATELGGEEAWPLLRRAMSLEMETHREQYARLYLSADSVEEAIFRVGAHNKGPAPYDHWLEATTLYSAATFLNIAIAYYGSADGHPMYNCLVLPLRRTGGMHGVNKLIHILWLNGNHYVQLLMNDDSSPLPPVQQNWRAANNSCADLERQYRNRISLWSRMCNIQRQQHNNTAGDAVNLDSP; encoded by the exons atgctcCCCGACCAGGTTCCAAAAGtagggtgtaaatttatgattttaggaactagtcgtaacccaaaggaaagaccttggacggttagagtgtttcctggtgaaaaaggaatacataaccatccgttcttcatgtacatagatggtcaaataagagtaaataggatgactgtggatatcaggcagcacatacgagatctaagtgcaactggcatgcaaccagcatttataatgtcttcaattagaagaaattttcctcgtttttatgctagtatgaatcaaatttacaatgagaGACAGTCAatgaggagagaagagatggatggtaggactcctcttcaacactgtctgtatatggccacggagcataattatgtagtttggagggacttggatagtgaggatcagttgactagattattgattgcgaatccaacttctatccagatgctacgttcgtggccccatgttgtgttgatagacacaacgtacaaaacgaataagcaaaagtggcccctttgcgaaatcattggaatgacgccaacgaatcataatttcttggttgcattatgtttgatgcgagatgaggcggctgtgtcttattcttgggtgttggagaggttgagggatatttacgggACAGTGCAGACGCCGGAtgtaatcgtaacggatcgggatgagggtttgtctgcagctattcatgctgtctttccag atgtacgacatctattatgcgtatggcatattggcaatgacgtggagaacatggtcgataaattgtgtggcggcaagaaaaatcaacagggccagttattcaggcaaacaaaatggaaccccttggttaacagtaTGACGATCGCCGATtttgaaaacagatgggaagggattgtgtccacttggtcgactaggaacCGGAGAGTCGTGCAATATTTGGCAGGAACATGGATTTctcacaaagagaaatttgtgcgtgcgtggacgaatgattgtttgcacttgggtaaccagactaccagtcgAGTTGAAAGTcaacactcttccttcaagtactacttgggtagcggtaatagctcattcgatacgctgtttaaaagggcgcacgcacaaattacgaatcaacaatcaaaaataagacAAGCTCTTGAGGAATCTAAGAATTCCATTTCAAGAACGTCGCGACTAAATTTTCTACgaccgttgtatcgtcatgtttctatatttgccttggaactattgatgatggagcacaacCGGATGCTAACCCTGGGCAGTTGTCTTTTAGAAAAATGCGgttgtgtcattcaaaaaacccacggattaccatgcgcgtgttactgttacttgtcTATCAGGTCTaatggtgctttgtacttggacgatatacatccgttttggaaaacgttaaagtaTTTAGATGCAGAAGAAGACGCGAACGAAgaagtacggcacgcaaacgccgatgataaagagtactttcaatcgttggtggatgaagttttaaaatccGACCCCTCAGTACTACGACGCgtctctcaggtacttgaacatgaGCTGCACCCCGATGGTGACGACATACCTGAGCCCGaagcaagtccaccgaggaaaggaagaccaatgacaagcagaaccttgaggagaaacaaaagtgcgttTGAGTACAGTAGATCGTCCTCAAGGGGTCGCGGATCAAGATCATCATCACGCGGGAGATCCAGTGGTAGATCAAGCAGCCGGTCGCATCAatcgtcagttggaattaacttcagtttcaacttatcag ATGGTGcagcaggtcgtgatttttcactttttccgtgGCCAGATCACATTCCATTTATTCTTCCGCCATatctgtttgattggattgatgttataggtgacggtaattgtggatttagagctattgccgccacagagttagggggtgaggaagcatggcctctgttacgacgtgcaatgagtttggaaatggaaacGCATAGAGAACAATATGCACGCTTATATTTATCAGCAGATTCGGTGGAGGAAGCTATATTCAGAGTTGGTGCCCACAATAAAGGACCTGCTCCGTACGATCACTGGTTGGAAGCGACAACACTGTATTCTGCAGCAACATTTTTAAACATAGCAATTGCGTATTATGGCTCTGCGGATGGTCATCCAATGTACAATTGTTTAGTGCTTCCTTTAAGAAGAACAGGGGGAATGCATGGCGtaaataaacttatacataTTCTTTGGTTAAACGggaatcattatgttcagcttttaatgaacgatgattcatctccactgccgccagtccaaCAAAATTGGAGAGCAGCTAACAATTCATGTGCAGATTTAGAAAGACAATATCGTAATAGGATATCACTTTGGAGTAGAATGTGCAACATACAACGACAACAGCATAATAACACCGCCGGAGACGCGGTGAATTTAGATTCTCCATAg
- the LOC130801366 gene encoding protein MAIN-LIKE 1-like: MAGNQGKGKGFFRGLLSGNRSRPTLLRGDPHERGVTGSARRARQEQAAIHSQAQRSSTLEQVRSRFERQSSLHSHTVGSGDDDTDYDESLSREESLGQDESACHPVDWTIVRGHAVKFKSRGQGSSGTSDQAGVSQAEDAAPRGRRRSQSADTDWLITSAQPGGPVDTTLIPSYGGHVAKAIFEGSERTPPILECRARKKTLDSIIRLQDMSDELYRVLPGTPLGRLPYIMHQHIDSALITAFVERWQPNTNTFHMPWGEMTIMLHDVQRILGIGIDGSLPVQPSDNEWQLGLAGLFGMPLSELRAKGHFTSGSINVGALLQLCHRSQSMDTQRTAYYMAIVGSTLLVDKTRVGMRPHPVVTVTADEADIAWGAVTLAHMYRQLGMATRTGCKTIAGCLTLLQTWIYEYFPAFRPHPRQADMPNKTRAEMWSPPKPIRELSRLIDCRSILDAMTEAQVEWTPYLTYDRSLLNEHPRTSYIGGITCFDIVEVYLPERTVRQLGFAQEIPPAPLRPTQALRPAQGSYSVTFASSCMFTEMWSRFPYCARVVEQAQRRASVPSEAAPDYVDWFRVSSHCFLIPGEGPAAAFGAADNRVEYFAAEFPTRLAPLLRMPAIAQMTPRERDAADMYLEDLRELFSEWQECRGRSPL, translated from the exons atggctggaaatcaaggtaaaggaaaagggttttttagaggtttattaagcggcaatagatctaggcctactttactgagaggtgatccccatgagaggggggttacgggatctgcaaggcgagcaaggcaagaacaagcggccatacatagtcaggcccaacgttcaagtaccctagagcaagtgcgtagtcgctttgagcgccaaagtagcctacatagtcatacggtcggctcaggtgacgatgatactgattacgacgagtctcttagtcgggaagagtctcttggtcaggatgagtctgcatgtcatcctgttgattggacgATCGTAAGAGGCCATGCTGTTAAGTTCAAGAGTAGAGGGCAGGGCTCGAGTGGCACTTCTGATCAGGCAGGAGTAAGCCAGgctgaggatgcggctccacgggggaggaggcgATCGCAGTCCGCGGACACGGACTGGTTAATCACATCagcccagcccgggggccctgttgatactactttaatacccagctacggtgggcacgtagcaaaggctatatttgagggatcggagcgcacccctccgattttggaatgtCGTGCTCGGAAGAAAACGTTGGATTCAATCATTAGActtcaggacatgtctgatgaatTGTACAGAGTGTTACCTGGTACTCCCCTTGGTCGGCTGccgtatataatgcaccagcacatcgacagtgctctcattacggcatttgtggaaaggtggcagcctaacaccaacaccttccacatgccgtggggggagatgaccataatgttgcacgacgtgcaacgcatcttgggaattggcattgacggttcacttcccgTGCAACCGTCTGATAATGAATGGCAGCTTGGCCTGGCCGGCCTTTTTGGTATGCCATTGTCGGAGCTGCGTGCGAAGGGGCACTTCACAAGCGGCAGCATTAATGTTGGTGcactgttgcagctatgccaccgttctcagtctaTGGATACTCAACGTAccgcctactacatggctatagtaggttccacgttgctcgtggataagactagagtcgggatgcgTCCTCACCCTGTTGTTACTGTTACCGCTGATGAGGCTGATattgcttggggtgcagtgacgcttgctcacatgtatcgccaactgggtatggcgacaaggactgggtgcaagactattgctggttgcttgacactgttgcagacatggatttacgagtacttcccagccttccgcccccatccGCGTCAAGCTGACATGCCGAACAAGACAAGGGCAGAGATGTGGTCCCCGCCGAAGCCAATCCGCGAGCTGAGCAGACTGATAGACTGTAGGAGCATACTGGATGCCATGACAGAGgcacag GTGGAGTGGACTCCGTACTTGACTTATGATAGGTCtttattgaacgagcacccacgTACCTCGTATATCGGTGGTATCACCTGTTTCGATATCGTGGAGGTCtatttgcctgagaggacagtgAGGCAGCTCGGTTTTGCACAGGAGATTCCCCCGGCTCCGctgagacctacccaagctcTGCGACCAGCACAGGGCTCCTACTCAGTTACATTCGCTTCTTCCTGTATGTTTACggagatgtggagtaggttcccttaCTGTGCCCGCGTAGTGGAGCAGGCACAGCGTCGCGCatcggttccatcagaggctgcccCGGATTACGTggactggtttagagtgtcttccCACTGTTTTCTCATCCCAGGTGAAGGACCTGCTGCTGCGTTTGGTGCTGCTGATAACAGAGTCGAATAT TTTGCTGCTGAATTTCCAACTCGACTTGCACCATTGCTCAGGATGCCAGCTATTGCTCAAATGACGCCTCGGGAAAGAGATGCTGCTGATATGTATTTAGAGGATCTTAGAGAGTTGTTTTCCGAATGGCAAGAGTGTAGAGGGCGCAGCCCCTTATAG
- the LOC130801367 gene encoding F-box/kelch-repeat protein SKIP25-like has product MARKSSKLSYHGSPHHNQDKDHDQNNNNQQQLIPGLPDHISHLILSKIPPLKLYSICHPWRNFIYSLIFPPFYSLYAVLTPDNLITNSSSNFHQQFLTPISFFIFDPISSRWAPLPPPPPFSLLVRYPSFISRDLPVQSVTVGDKLAVVAGTTQHLAPAVPKPLVFDPITHGWDYGPRVPVPRRWCATGSSSGSLYIASGVGSHFSSTTARSVERWDPSKPNGPKWEKLTPLKDGRFSREASEAVGLRGQLYLVNVKGNAAKQGAVYSLKKNTWKDMKEGMVAGWRGPAASMAEEVMYMVDESKGTLKMYNEEKDEWVNVMESDKLRGAQQMAARGGRLCVVCNGGSEIVVVDVVATPPRLWAVEPPKGFNVAAVHILPRMSRVHSGLNT; this is encoded by the coding sequence ATGGCCAGAAAAAGCTCAAAGCTCTCCTACCATGGAAGCCCCCATCATAATCAAGACAAAGATcatgatcaaaataataataaccaacAACAATTGATACCAGGTCTCCCAGATCACATCTCTCATCTAATCCTTTCAAAAATCCCACCATTAAAGCTATACTCCATCTGTCATCCATGGCGGAACTTCATCTATTCTTTGATTTTCCCTCCATTTTACTCTCTTTACGCTGTTCTTACTCCTGATAATTTAATCACTAATTCATCTTCAAATTTTCATCAACAATTTCTTACTCCAATCTCTTTCTTCATTTTCGATCCAATTTCATCTCGATGGGCACCTCTTCCTCCTCCGCCGCCGTTCTCTCTCCTCGTTCGCTACCCATCGTTCATCTCTCGTGACCTTCCCGTTCAATCCGTCACAGTTGGCGACAAACTTGCAGTCGTTGCTGGAACTACCCAACATCTAGCCCCAGCTGTACCAAAACCACTTGTTTTCGACCCGATTACGCACGGTTGGGATTACGGCCCGCGTGTACCCGTACCCAGAAGGTGGTGTGCAACCGGGTCATCATCCGGGTCTTTATACATAGCAAGCGGGGTTGGGTCCCATTTCTCCTCAACCACCGCAAGATCTGTAGAAAGATGGGACCCATCTAAACCCAACGGCCCAAAATGGGAGAAACTCACTCCATTAAAGGACGGTCGTTTCTCACGAGAAGCTTCTGAAGCGGTAGGATTACGAGGCCAGCTGTATTTGGTGAATGTTAAAGGGAATGCAGCCAAACAAGGCGCAGTTTACAGCTTAAAGAAAAATACATGGAAAGATATGAAAGAAGGGATGGTGGCAGGGTGGCGGGGCCCGGCGGCGTCAATGGCGGAGGAAGTTATGTATATGGTGGATGAGTCTAAGGGGACTTTGAAGATGTATAATGAGGAGAAAGATGAATGGGTTAATGTGATGGAAAGTGATAAGCTACGTGGGGCCCAACAAATGGCGGCCCGAGGTGGGAGGCTTTGTGTTGTTTGTAACGGTGGAAGTGAGATTGTGGTGGTGGATGTTGTGGCGACGCCGCCGAGATTGTGGGCGGTGGAACCTCCTAAAGGGTTTAATGTGGCTGCTGTTCATATTTTGCCTAGGATGAGTAGGGTCCACTCTGGTTTGAATACTTGA